ACTTAATCTGTTTTGACCAGCGATGTATTGTGCCAGAGAATTGCAGCAATGCGGATGTATTGCGGGAGTTCGATAGGCGAGTTAAGGGCGTGGCTGCTTATATTGCGGTTATTGCGCACAAATGCTGGATGGCGTTTGGCATGCCCGTCGAGGTTGGCGAAAGCGCAAACGGCATTGCAATGCGGGTAAAGTGTGGAAGTTCTCTTGGCGAAGGCGAGGAGTTTGTGGTTGAGGTTGAGAAACAGTTGCGAACGCTTTTTAGCGCACCACCCCGAGTTTTTCCTGTTCTAAACGGTTTTTCTCGGCCTCTTTCTAGTGAGCAAACTTTTCTCAATCTTTTTGGCCTGGGAGTCGCAACTGGGTTAACCCCATTTGGTGATGGCCCATGGCGCAGCGAAACTCCCGATACTTGCACGCACCTCATTGAGAAGGCTGTAAGAGTGCTAGCGCGTTCTTGCGCTGAGTATTACGAAAGAGTATTTCCCGAAGAAAAAATTGGAAGTGTTGCAGAACTTTACCTTAACGAGCTCATTTATCCCCCAATATTTTTGAACGAGGATTTGCCAGCCAGGCAGGCGGCTATTGGAGTAGTTAGGTTTTTTAAGGAATACGGCTTTTCGACAGAGCAAATGTTAAATGTTTCGCATAACCTCGCTTTATTTCCCGATGAAATTATTTCTCTTGCAGGGCTTGCCTGCTTTACCGCAATTAGCGACGGGGGCATCTCGGCTGAGATTCTCGCTGTCGCTCGAAATAAGGGACATTTTGTTGGGTTATTGCGAGGCGCCATGCTCGCTGTTAGGCGGGAGCTTGGGCTTCGCGTAGACTGGAGCGGTGAGGCTGCGTTAATTCCAGAGGATTATATAAGAATAAAATTGGAGCGACTTTTGGGATTCCTTCCATGGGTTTCGCTTCCAATTGAAAAAATTGCAGACCGTAGACTTTCTCTCTTAGTAAATGCTTTAATCAATTTCGATTACGATGACGCGTATTTAATGTGCGCGTCCATTGCTGAGGAGGACCCTACTGAGTTTGACGTTCGGATTCAAGCTGCGTCGCTCGATATGTTGTGTTTTAGATTTGAAAGCGCTCTTGCCAAGTTAAAGGCACTCTTGACTGAGCCGCTATGCGAGGAAAACCCTATTATTTATAACATGCTTGGCATGAGTCTACTTAGCATGGGCGATTTGGTGGAAGGGGAAAAGATGCATGCTCGTGCGTTTACTTATCGCAATAGAGCGGTTTCAGAAGCTAGCAATATTGCCAATGACTATTCGTGGGCTTTAATTCTACAAGGGAAATTTGAGGAGGCATTAGCCGTCGTCGATTGCGCTATTAATGGCGAAATCGCGCCCGTTACAGCACTCTTAAATAGGGCCTACATTCTAAACACTAAGGGACGAGTAAACGAGCTTCGCGAAGTTGAAGAGCGTTTAATAAAGCTTGCCCCAACAAACTATCGCGTAGTCAGTAACTATGTGTTGCGAAAGTGACTATTGGATTGCTAGCGTCTCGGCATCGCAACTCAACTCGATAGCAAGCTGCTAACGAAATGTCTTAACCTGTCATTTTTAACTAGCTCAACTACTTCGTTTGCAAATGCGCTTACGAGTAAGGATTTTGCTAGCTTTTCATCTATCCCTCTGGAGCGCAGATAGTAGAGAGCCTCGTCATCCAGCGTGCCTACAGTGGCGCCATGGCTGCATTTGACGTCGTCGGCCCAGATTTTTAACTGAGGTTGCGAATTAGTGGAGGCGTTTGGCGAAAGCAAAAGGCTGCTGTTTTTTTGAAACGCAGTTGTCTTTTGCGCCTTTTCTCTAACTACTATAGTGCCGTTAAATACGCCGCAAGAGTCGTCCCCATAGATGCCTTTAAGTAACTGATAGCTTTTACAGTGCGAAACGGCGTGATCTACAGTCGTAGACGTGTCTAAATGTTGACGACTCCCGGCCATTGATAAGCCAAATATATTTGCTGAGCTGTTTTTCCCAGCCAATGTTATGTGAATCTCATTTCGCGCCAATTTGCTACCAAGAGAAAAAAGATGCGCCGAAAAATCGCTACTTCTAGACTGATGAACGTAGGTGGCGGAAATATGTGACGAAAGCAAGCTCTCGTTCTGAACTTTATGATACTCTAGACTCGCATTCTCGTTAAGAACAATTTCGGTTACGGCGTTCGTGAGATGAGCACATTCATTTTTACCCGCAAAGCGTTCTATGATGCTTGCATGTGAATCAGCTTCGGCAACGATAAGAATTCTGGGGAATATGGCCCTTTTATCTGACCATTCGGTGCTAACAAATATTATTTCGAGTGGCTCCACTATTTTAGTGCCACTTGCTATGTGTATTGCGCACACATCGTCCATTAGCGCGGTATTTAGCGCAACAAAGGCATTCTTTTCCGAAGACGCGTAGCGCGATAAATGCTTTTCAAT
This sequence is a window from Deltaproteobacteria bacterium. Protein-coding genes within it:
- the sufD gene encoding Fe-S cluster assembly protein SufD codes for the protein MPSIEYAKDTASPLEWCNSYFKTKFSSCEPSLDDALEVMQREAFLHFRRLGVPKMRAENWRHTDISEAVKIPAALTSLPKKRQLSKHKSDAAISLLAPSLSDNSLVFVDGFFCESLSSTKALPKTVTCFSLRSTRDRHVLAIPCDIIEKHLSRYASSEKNAFVALNTALMDDVCAIHIASGTKIVEPLEIIFVSTEWSDKRAIFPRILIVAEADSHASIIERFAGKNECAHLTNAVTEIVLNENASLEYHKVQNESLLSSHISATYVHQSRSSDFSAHLFSLGSKLARNEIHITLAGKNSSANIFGLSMAGSRQHLDTSTTVDHAVSHCKSYQLLKGIYGDDSCGVFNGTIVVREKAQKTTAFQKNSSLLLSPNASTNSQPQLKIWADDVKCSHGATVGTLDDEALYYLRSRGIDEKLAKSLLVSAFANEVVELVKNDRLRHFVSSLLSS